From Algoriphagus sp. NG3, the proteins below share one genomic window:
- a CDS encoding discoidin domain-containing protein: MRTLTILVSSCCVLLATLPSCTPEKSPFDVSPADSMNPARLEQPYPAIPIPEDADMESPVWKGIDLSPVPPVVPVSANEQLKSFILQPGYKLEPILSEPQIREPAAIQFDGNGRMYVLELRTYMQDIDANGELLPTSRISRWEDTDNDGVYDSSVIFLDSLVFPRFVVPFGKNTILSMESNEDNVYKYTDTNGDGKADKKELFASGLGRSGNVEHQTSFLTWTMDNWMYSTYNSRRIRWTPDGVIQEPAGNPWGQWGVTQDNYGQTWFQDGAGGVPQSFQFPLVYGNFSVKGQYKDGFREPYSLVKLADFQPGMRETKLDGSLNNVTGAAGNDVFRGDRLPREIQNQYFYGEPVGRIVRRVKSEKSDGLTYVQNPYIEAQSEFIQSTDPLFRPVDMATAPDGTMYIVDMYRGIIQQGNWTQEGSYLRAKIQQYQMDDIVGNGRIWRLTYEGMERNTEKPRMYEESSAELVRHLSHPNGWWRDQAQQLIILNQDKSVVKDLENLITSSDNELARIHALWTLEGLNSLKLELVRQLLKDSSPQIRIQALRASESLYKYGEKSLTGDYRAMISDKSIDVGIQALLSAYILNIDNIEDLVRTTLKDNQSVGIQVVGSQLVERMEKEKVLAATKFTATQQALFTKGRTIFDSYCSTCHGPKGLGSPAGDGQLIAPAFSGSPRVMGHPEYSVKTLLHGLTGALDGKEYEGLMIAMDSNDDEWIASVVSYIRNDFGNSGSFVSPAYVAELRSETSSRSSTYEFDELISEIPKSLTYQDNWKVTASSTALQGVGSTKDPTYAFSYKGWKTEEAQKSGDWFQVELPKDVNFAELQFDSGEKGFPERYSVSISKDGKSWEKVVTGSGTKGINTISWKNGEITRFLKIESLENGNEPWAMKQLILYAR; this comes from the coding sequence ATGAGAACCCTAACTATACTTGTAAGTTCATGTTGTGTATTACTGGCCACTTTACCCAGCTGCACACCTGAAAAATCCCCTTTCGATGTCTCTCCGGCTGATTCCATGAACCCGGCACGATTGGAGCAGCCCTACCCTGCTATTCCTATTCCAGAGGATGCGGATATGGAATCTCCGGTTTGGAAAGGAATAGACCTAAGTCCTGTTCCCCCGGTTGTTCCGGTATCAGCCAATGAGCAACTGAAATCTTTTATTTTACAGCCTGGATATAAATTGGAGCCAATACTGTCCGAGCCTCAGATCAGGGAACCGGCAGCCATTCAGTTTGACGGAAATGGACGCATGTATGTGCTCGAACTGAGAACTTATATGCAGGACATAGATGCCAATGGAGAACTCTTGCCTACTTCGAGAATTTCCAGATGGGAAGACACAGATAATGACGGGGTGTATGACAGCAGCGTAATTTTTCTGGACAGTCTGGTTTTCCCGCGTTTTGTGGTTCCTTTTGGCAAAAACACGATTCTATCCATGGAATCCAATGAGGATAATGTGTATAAATACACCGATACCAATGGTGATGGAAAGGCAGATAAGAAAGAGCTTTTTGCTTCCGGCCTGGGAAGATCCGGTAATGTAGAGCATCAGACCAGCTTCCTGACATGGACTATGGACAATTGGATGTACAGTACTTATAATTCCAGAAGAATCAGATGGACGCCGGATGGGGTCATTCAAGAGCCTGCGGGAAATCCCTGGGGGCAATGGGGGGTTACACAGGATAATTATGGGCAGACATGGTTTCAGGACGGTGCCGGAGGAGTGCCTCAGAGCTTCCAGTTTCCATTGGTTTATGGCAACTTCTCTGTAAAAGGTCAGTACAAAGATGGTTTTAGAGAACCTTATAGTCTTGTGAAATTGGCCGATTTCCAGCCAGGAATGCGGGAAACGAAACTTGATGGTTCTTTGAATAATGTGACAGGAGCGGCAGGAAATGATGTTTTTCGTGGAGACAGATTACCCAGAGAAATCCAAAATCAATACTTCTACGGAGAACCAGTAGGACGCATCGTTCGTCGGGTGAAATCGGAGAAATCGGACGGGTTGACTTATGTTCAAAACCCATATATAGAAGCTCAATCTGAATTTATCCAATCCACAGATCCGCTTTTCCGACCAGTGGATATGGCCACAGCTCCAGACGGAACCATGTATATTGTGGATATGTACCGGGGAATAATCCAGCAGGGAAATTGGACTCAGGAAGGCAGCTACCTTCGGGCTAAAATCCAACAATACCAGATGGATGATATTGTAGGGAATGGACGGATCTGGCGATTGACTTACGAGGGAATGGAAAGAAACACGGAGAAGCCCAGGATGTATGAAGAGAGTTCCGCCGAGCTTGTGCGGCATCTCAGTCATCCAAATGGTTGGTGGAGAGACCAGGCCCAACAATTGATCATCCTGAATCAGGATAAATCTGTGGTTAAGGACCTGGAAAACCTTATTACTAGCTCGGATAATGAACTCGCTCGGATCCACGCACTGTGGACTCTTGAAGGATTGAATTCTCTCAAATTAGAGTTAGTAAGACAGCTACTGAAAGATAGCAGTCCCCAGATCCGTATTCAGGCACTTCGAGCCAGCGAAAGTCTTTACAAATACGGTGAAAAGAGCCTAACTGGTGATTACAGGGCTATGATCAGCGATAAGTCCATAGATGTGGGCATACAAGCATTACTAAGCGCCTATATCTTAAATATTGACAATATAGAGGACTTGGTCAGGACTACATTAAAGGATAACCAATCAGTGGGGATTCAAGTGGTAGGCAGCCAGCTAGTAGAGCGCATGGAAAAGGAAAAAGTACTTGCAGCAACTAAATTCACCGCCACTCAACAAGCCTTGTTCACTAAAGGACGGACTATTTTCGACAGCTATTGCTCCACTTGTCATGGACCGAAAGGTCTGGGATCTCCAGCTGGAGACGGACAGCTTATTGCACCTGCTTTCTCAGGTTCACCAAGGGTAATGGGACATCCTGAATATTCCGTGAAAACCCTCCTTCATGGGCTCACCGGAGCACTGGATGGCAAGGAATACGAGGGATTGATGATCGCTATGGACAGTAATGACGACGAGTGGATTGCTTCAGTAGTGTCTTACATACGTAATGATTTTGGTAACTCAGGAAGTTTTGTGAGTCCAGCGTATGTGGCTGAACTAAGAAGTGAAACTTCCAGCAGATCGAGCACTTATGAATTTGATGAGTTGATCAGCGAAATTCCAAAATCATTGACCTATCAGGACAATTGGAAGGTAACCGCAAGCAGCACAGCTTTGCAGGGTGTAGGCTCTACAAAAGATCCGACTTATGCTTTTAGCTATAAGGGATGGAAAACTGAAGAAGCCCAGAAAAGCGGAGATTGGTTTCAAGTAGAACTGCCAAAAGATGTGAATTTTGCGGAGTTACAATTCGATTCTGGGGAAAAAGGATTTCCAGAACGTTACAGTGTCTCCATTTCCAAAGATGGGAAAAGCTGGGAAAAGGTAGTTACGGGTTCTGGTACAAAAGGTATAAACACGATCAGTTGGAAAAACGGAGAAATTACTAGATTCCTGAAAATAGAGAGTTTGGAAAATGGGAATGAACCTTGGGCAATGAAACAATTAATTCTGTATGCCAGATAA